One window of Microcoleus sp. FACHB-672 genomic DNA carries:
- a CDS encoding DNA cytosine methyltransferase encodes MENTTALSGLSLFSGAGGMDVGFIRAGIKVVGANDIDRDACLTYEANHPGAIIKCGDINEHLIDIRQFEGVDVVFGGPPCQGFSVAGKMNPDDPRSQLLWVFMKVVELTKPQAFICENVKALAVLDKWSEIRKHLFHFASRLGYTYKLVILNSSDFGVPQSRERMFLIGFRDIKDISNLEAQFEPYKRQAPTVRDILLPLGVAGSEKNQRICNAKVTLASKPVMRRSPYAGMMFNGQGRPLNPDGYSCALHASMGGNKTPIIDEGHCYFGQDSWVEWYHLYLMQGGEPLSLNAAPKRLRRLTVDEALRIQTFPHDYQFIGGQSSIYRQIGNAVPCDLAQVVAEVVRNCLIRREVVTSRPLLEREGKQLRLAI; translated from the coding sequence ATGGAAAACACAACGGCTTTATCGGGACTGTCTCTTTTCTCTGGTGCGGGGGGTATGGATGTTGGATTCATCCGCGCAGGGATCAAGGTTGTTGGTGCTAATGACATCGACAGGGATGCTTGTCTGACGTATGAGGCAAACCACCCAGGCGCAATTATCAAGTGCGGTGATATTAATGAACACTTGATTGATATCCGTCAGTTCGAGGGAGTTGATGTTGTTTTTGGGGGTCCACCCTGTCAAGGCTTCTCTGTAGCTGGAAAGATGAACCCTGATGATCCGCGCAGCCAGTTGTTATGGGTATTCATGAAAGTCGTGGAACTCACAAAACCTCAGGCTTTTATCTGTGAAAATGTCAAAGCTTTAGCAGTTCTCGATAAGTGGTCTGAGATTCGCAAGCATCTTTTTCATTTTGCAAGCCGGTTGGGATATACCTATAAGTTGGTGATACTCAATTCCTCTGACTTTGGTGTACCGCAATCCAGAGAACGAATGTTTCTGATTGGTTTTCGTGATATTAAAGATATTAGTAACCTAGAAGCACAGTTTGAGCCATATAAGAGGCAAGCTCCAACTGTTAGAGATATTCTTTTACCTTTAGGGGTAGCCGGCTCCGAGAAAAATCAGCGAATATGTAATGCAAAAGTTACTCTCGCTAGTAAGCCGGTGATGCGACGTTCTCCCTATGCGGGGATGATGTTCAATGGTCAGGGAAGACCATTAAATCCTGATGGATACTCATGTGCGCTTCATGCTTCTATGGGTGGAAATAAAACACCAATTATCGATGAAGGCCATTGCTATTTTGGTCAAGATAGTTGGGTTGAATGGTATCACTTATATTTAATGCAAGGCGGAGAACCATTATCGTTAAATGCTGCACCCAAAAGACTTAGACGCTTGACGGTTGATGAAGCTTTAAGAATTCAAACCTTTCCTCATGATTACCAATTCATTGGTGGACAAAGTTCAATTTACAGGCAAATTGGCAATGCTGTTCCTTGCGATTTAGCACAAGTTGTTGCGGAAGTTGTTCGCAATTGTCTTATCAGGAGGGAAGTGGTTACATCACGGCCTCTTTTGGAACGCGAAGGCAAACAGTTGCGGCTAGCCATCTAA
- a CDS encoding GNAT family N-acetyltransferase: MVLDLIRMKGNMPQESISPVNQEDFPRIVKVWEASVRETHRFLSEADIQFFKPLISNELPHIADLVCVRDEADQVAGFVGVAEGKVEMLFIHPIWRRQGIGRQLLDYAVKRLGATKVDVNEQNEEALEFYKRMGFEVEGRSELDSTGRPFPLLHMHLGKVA, translated from the coding sequence ATGGTGCTAGATCTGATCAGGATGAAGGGCAATATGCCGCAAGAAAGCATCTCTCCAGTCAATCAGGAAGACTTCCCGCGCATCGTCAAAGTGTGGGAAGCCTCCGTCCGCGAAACACACCGATTCCTTTCCGAAGCTGACATCCAGTTCTTCAAGCCGCTGATAAGTAATGAGCTTCCACATATAGCGGATCTGGTTTGCGTGCGTGATGAGGCCGATCAAGTAGCCGGCTTCGTTGGCGTGGCAGAGGGCAAGGTCGAGATGCTGTTCATTCATCCAATCTGGAGACGGCAGGGGATCGGACGCCAACTGCTAGATTATGCTGTTAAGAGGCTCGGTGCGACAAAGGTTGATGTGAACGAGCAGAATGAAGAGGCACTAGAGTTCTATAAGCGGATGGGGTTCGAGGTAGAAGGGCGTTCGGAGTTAGATAGCACCGGCAGGCCGTTTCCTCTATTGCATATGCACTTAGGCAAGGTAGCGTAA
- a CDS encoding SDR family oxidoreductase — translation MPVEEKQQPAQHQDQQPGLESEMTPQPKADDSKYKGSGKLLGKVAFITGGDSGIGRAVAIMYAKEGAKVAIGYLNEDEDAQETKRMVEEHNTECLTIAGDIGDEKFCQQAVQQTIDTFGQLDILVNNAAEQHPQQSITDITAEQLERTFRTNIFSMFYLTKAALPHMKEGSAIINTTSVTAYQGNPQLLDYSSTKGAIVAFTRSLSQSLVEKGIRVNGVAPGPIWTPLIPSTFSEEKVESFGQQVPMKRAGQPEEVAPSYVFLASDDSSYMSGQILHPNGGKVVNG, via the coding sequence ATGCCAGTCGAAGAAAAGCAACAGCCGGCACAGCATCAGGATCAGCAACCAGGTCTTGAATCTGAGATGACGCCGCAACCCAAAGCTGATGATTCCAAATATAAAGGCAGCGGCAAATTACTCGGTAAGGTCGCGTTTATCACCGGCGGCGATAGCGGCATCGGTCGCGCTGTGGCGATTATGTATGCCAAAGAAGGCGCAAAAGTCGCCATTGGCTACCTCAACGAGGACGAAGACGCACAAGAAACAAAACGCATGGTGGAAGAACACAATACCGAGTGCCTCACCATTGCCGGCGACATTGGCGATGAAAAATTCTGCCAACAAGCGGTGCAACAGACGATTGACACCTTTGGTCAGCTCGATATTCTTGTCAATAACGCCGCTGAACAGCACCCGCAACAAAGTATTACGGACATCACGGCTGAGCAGTTAGAACGTACCTTCCGCACCAATATTTTCTCGATGTTTTACCTGACGAAGGCAGCGCTGCCACACATGAAAGAAGGAAGCGCGATTATCAACACAACGTCAGTAACTGCTTATCAAGGAAACCCGCAACTGCTTGATTATTCTTCCACAAAAGGGGCAATTGTTGCCTTTACCCGCTCTCTGTCGCAATCGTTAGTAGAGAAAGGTATTCGCGTTAATGGTGTGGCTCCTGGCCCTATCTGGACGCCTCTCATTCCGTCCACTTTCTCAGAAGAAAAAGTTGAGAGTTTCGGTCAGCAAGTACCGATGAAACGAGCCGGTCAGCCAGAAGAAGTTGCACCTAGCTACGTGTTTTTAGCCTCGGATGACTCTTCTTATATGTCGGGTCAGATTTTGCACCCCAACGGCGGCAAAGTTGTGAATGGCTAA
- a CDS encoding DUF2243 domain-containing protein, translated as MNQQGNVGGMLIAAGILLGMSAAGFFDGIVLHEILQWHQMLTSVMPPTSLSNVKENMVWDGYFHAGVYVINSVGIWLLWRAGKQGEITASFSTFGGALLVGAGGFNLIEGLIDHQILGIHHVKPGPNQLAWDLGFLVISALLVAAGWILLQRRQRDVTA; from the coding sequence ATGAATCAACAAGGGAATGTAGGCGGAATGCTAATAGCAGCCGGCATCTTGCTCGGCATGAGTGCAGCCGGCTTTTTTGATGGAATTGTGCTGCACGAAATCTTACAATGGCACCAAATGTTAACGAGTGTGATGCCGCCGACCAGTCTTTCTAATGTCAAAGAAAATATGGTGTGGGACGGCTATTTTCACGCAGGGGTGTATGTGATCAACAGCGTGGGAATTTGGCTGCTGTGGCGTGCCGGCAAGCAGGGTGAGATAACGGCATCGTTTAGCACTTTCGGAGGCGCATTGCTGGTGGGTGCGGGTGGATTTAACCTGATCGAAGGTTTGATCGACCACCAAATATTAGGCATACACCATGTCAAACCAGGGCCAAATCAACTCGCATGGGATTTGGGGTTTCTGGTGATCAGTGCGTTGCTAGTTGCTGCCGGCTGGATTTTATTACAGCGCCGGCAGCGTGATGTCACGGCATAA
- a CDS encoding hemerythrin domain-containing protein, translating to MPVTLEDTKRQAIATKLADMKALQNLLISNEQALLNACSDQEICKRVRDMLEDDQKNLGILDTVIVQYGVKGEPKQTTQELIKKTQELMQGSELTVYEKFSQHELLKHAQAMKGLLVHKAAQVVGADIEAAITPLNTVNFENRAHQEQLKGILEILGVRELTGKDPDQGIWARVQDAVAAFTGVAGSVVSRTDDEMSIRDLIRMDHTKVNTLFMQVQGTDDPQKLQEYFGQIYKDLSAHSEAEEQIVYPAVRSYYPETQDLYSEQAEMKQMLEQIKSLNPSAPNFKDNVKRLMDAVMHHVRQEETEMFPKIRDNFSDEQQKQMATEFKTAKSKVQDQLAASSK from the coding sequence ATGCCAGTGACTCTTGAAGACACCAAGCGTCAAGCAATTGCCACTAAATTGGCAGATATGAAAGCGTTGCAAAACCTACTCATATCCAACGAGCAAGCTCTTTTAAATGCTTGTAGCGATCAAGAGATTTGCAAGCGCGTCAGAGATATGCTCGAAGACGATCAAAAAAACCTGGGCATTCTTGACACCGTAATCGTTCAGTATGGTGTCAAAGGAGAGCCAAAACAAACAACTCAGGAGTTGATTAAAAAGACTCAAGAACTGATGCAAGGTTCTGAGCTGACTGTTTATGAGAAGTTCTCTCAGCATGAACTGCTCAAGCACGCTCAAGCCATGAAAGGGTTGTTAGTTCATAAAGCCGCTCAGGTTGTTGGTGCTGACATTGAAGCCGCCATCACTCCTTTGAATACAGTTAACTTTGAAAACCGCGCTCATCAAGAACAACTCAAAGGAATTTTAGAAATTCTGGGTGTTCGTGAGCTTACCGGCAAAGATCCGGATCAAGGTATTTGGGCACGAGTTCAAGACGCAGTTGCAGCCTTTACTGGAGTCGCCGGCAGCGTCGTTTCCCGCACCGATGATGAGATGAGCATCCGCGATCTCATTCGTATGGATCACACCAAAGTCAACACCCTCTTTATGCAAGTTCAAGGGACTGACGATCCTCAAAAACTGCAAGAATATTTCGGTCAAATTTACAAGGATTTGAGCGCCCACTCAGAAGCCGAAGAGCAAATTGTCTACCCCGCAGTGCGTTCTTACTACCCTGAAACTCAAGATTTGTACAGCGAGCAAGCTGAAATGAAGCAGATGCTCGAACAAATCAAGTCTTTGAACCCCTCTGCGCCGAACTTCAAGGACAATGTTAAGCGGCTAATGGATGCGGTGATGCATCACGTTCGTCAAGAAGAAACTGAAATGTTCCCGAAAATCCGTGACAATTTCAGCGACGAACAGCAAAAGCAAATGGCTACCGAGTTCAAGACAGCAAAAAGCAAGGTTCAAGACCAATTGGCAGCTTCTAGCAAGTAA
- the dprA gene encoding DNA-processing protein DprA translates to MEERAYWLAWSKVAGVGPVFLRRLQQHFGTLATAWNATPAALGQVEGFGRNTVERVVQGRSQIQPDKLLQQHQQQNPCFWTPADPDYPRLLLETPNPPPVLYCRGQINSAETLGQIPMVAIVGTREPSEYGKRWTRKISMALARSGFTIVSGLAAGIDTEAHQGCLDAGGRTLAILGTGVDIVYPPRNRLLYEAILKQGAVLSEYPAGTGPDRAHFPQRNRIIAGLTRAVLVMEAPTKSGALITAHLANDFCRDVYVLPGSLDNPNSLGCLGLLSKGAQVILNEGHLLEMLGAMPPIDTTTEAVHPVSAQLSLFEKAPVPQLEPELAKVLQVVPAEATSLDSIMQEAGLAAGAVSSALLQLELLGLVTQLPGMRYQRC, encoded by the coding sequence GTGGAAGAACGTGCATACTGGCTAGCCTGGTCGAAAGTTGCCGGTGTGGGTCCGGTGTTCCTCAGACGCCTGCAACAGCACTTTGGCACCCTAGCAACCGCTTGGAATGCCACACCGGCAGCGTTGGGACAAGTAGAAGGATTTGGGCGAAATACGGTTGAACGCGTCGTGCAAGGACGATCCCAAATCCAGCCAGACAAATTGCTACAACAGCACCAACAACAAAATCCCTGTTTCTGGACGCCGGCAGATCCCGACTATCCCCGCCTGCTGCTAGAAACGCCCAACCCACCGCCGGTTTTGTACTGCCGGGGGCAAATTAACAGCGCAGAGACTCTCGGACAAATACCGATGGTGGCGATTGTTGGCACCCGCGAACCATCTGAGTATGGCAAACGCTGGACGCGAAAAATCAGTATGGCTTTGGCAAGAAGTGGCTTTACGATTGTTTCTGGACTGGCAGCCGGCATCGATACAGAAGCGCATCAGGGCTGTTTGGATGCCGGTGGGCGCACTCTGGCGATTTTGGGCACCGGCGTTGATATCGTCTATCCGCCGCGCAACCGGCTTCTGTACGAGGCAATTCTGAAGCAGGGAGCGGTATTAAGTGAGTATCCAGCCGGAACTGGGCCGGATCGTGCCCACTTTCCCCAGCGCAATCGAATTATTGCCGGTTTGACTCGGGCGGTGCTGGTGATGGAAGCGCCTACAAAATCGGGTGCTTTAATTACTGCACACTTGGCAAACGACTTTTGTCGTGATGTTTATGTACTGCCGGGATCGCTCGATAATCCTAACTCGCTCGGTTGTTTAGGGTTGTTGAGTAAGGGCGCACAGGTGATTTTAAATGAGGGTCATCTATTAGAAATGCTGGGCGCGATGCCCCCGATAGATACCACGACAGAAGCAGTACATCCTGTATCTGCACAATTGTCTTTATTTGAGAAAGCGCCAGTGCCGCAATTGGAACCAGAACTCGCTAAAGTCTTGCAAGTCGTGCCGGCGGAAGCAACATCATTAGATTCAATTATGCAAGAAGCGGGCTTAGCAGCTGGAGCGGTTTCTAGTGCTTTATTGCAACTAGAATTGTTGGGCTTGGTAACTCAATTGCCGGGGATGAGATATCAGCGTTGTTAA
- a CDS encoding GNAT family N-acetyltransferase has protein sequence MSEGEKPTKKIFKAVDTQTFAVVGHIELDRIDLQNRSGTVSRVLVGEASLRGQGIGTQMVKKLLLFGFEELKLHRISIGVFDFNIAGVSCYEKVGFVKEGYFRDAYKVGDKYWSYYVMSILESEWKSSDI, from the coding sequence ATGTCCGAGGGAGAGAAACCCACTAAAAAAATATTTAAAGCGGTAGATACTCAGACCTTCGCAGTCGTGGGTCACATCGAACTTGATAGAATTGATCTGCAAAATAGGTCTGGCACCGTTTCCAGAGTTTTAGTGGGTGAAGCTTCCCTCAGAGGACAAGGAATAGGAACTCAAATGGTAAAAAAACTTTTGCTGTTCGGATTTGAAGAGTTGAAGCTGCACCGCATTTCTATAGGAGTGTTTGATTTTAATATAGCAGGAGTTTCTTGTTATGAAAAAGTCGGGTTTGTGAAAGAAGGATATTTTAGAGATGCTTATAAAGTTGGTGATAAATATTGGAGTTATTATGTGATGAGCATTCTCGAATCCGAGTGGAAATCGTCAGACATTTAA
- a CDS encoding ElyC/SanA/YdcF family protein has translation MLTINHLHPFLALNSPVQADILVVEGWLPDYAIKTSIDEFKSGGYRKLITTGGPLSKGYYLAEYKTFAEIAAATLIALNFEPDNLIAVPAPAAIKHRTQASAVALRQWLSTSDLEVKAINLYTFGPHARRSWLIFKQVLAPEIRVGVIAAQPLDYDANNWWQSSAGVRSIVSESIAYAYARFIDWKA, from the coding sequence GTGTTGACAATTAATCATCTCCATCCCTTTCTCGCCCTCAATTCTCCCGTTCAGGCTGATATTTTAGTCGTCGAAGGATGGCTGCCAGATTATGCCATCAAAACCTCTATCGATGAATTTAAAAGCGGGGGTTATCGTAAACTTATCACAACCGGCGGCCCTTTATCCAAAGGCTACTATCTCGCGGAATACAAAACCTTTGCTGAAATTGCAGCCGCAACTTTAATCGCTCTCAACTTTGAGCCAGATAATTTAATCGCAGTTCCGGCACCGGCAGCCATCAAACATCGAACCCAAGCATCTGCGGTTGCTCTACGCCAATGGTTATCTACTTCCGATTTAGAAGTCAAAGCAATTAATTTATACACATTTGGCCCTCATGCCCGCCGCAGTTGGCTAATTTTTAAACAAGTCCTCGCGCCTGAAATTCGCGTTGGCGTCATTGCCGCCCAACCTCTCGATTATGATGCTAACAATTGGTGGCAATCTAGCGCTGGAGTTAGGTCAATCGTCTCTGAAAGTATTGCTTATGCTTATGCGCGTTTTATCGATTGGAAAGCATAA
- a CDS encoding DUF2301 domain-containing membrane protein: MTQLTESEPEVYQGQFGQFTITQSDRTGVLIYRTGLMVAALSFAAGSLLVLLLGNTPATLNALTPLYACFSLGLGVSLVTIHIYLASLHRLLQIFWLIGGITAGVLALQNSEALALTVYNHPVTLLGAGFTFAALTGIFFKEAFCFNRFETKLLTPLVPVLLLGHLTGVLPVPVEKTLLAGWAILFLVFALRKAFQAIPPDIGDKSVFDYLHQQRSVEA, from the coding sequence ATGACACAACTGACGGAATCTGAACCAGAAGTCTATCAAGGCCAGTTTGGCCAGTTTACCATTACTCAAAGCGACCGCACCGGCGTTCTCATCTACCGCACCGGCTTGATGGTTGCAGCACTCAGTTTTGCCGCCGGCAGCCTGCTGGTATTACTTTTGGGCAACACTCCCGCAACCCTAAATGCCCTGACGCCCCTCTATGCCTGCTTCTCTCTCGGCCTCGGCGTCAGCTTAGTCACCATTCATATCTACCTCGCCAGTTTACACCGGCTGCTGCAAATATTTTGGCTAATTGGTGGCATCACCGCCGGCGTTTTAGCCCTGCAAAATAGCGAAGCGCTGGCTTTAACAGTTTACAACCACCCAGTCACCTTGCTCGGTGCCGGCTTCACCTTCGCCGCACTAACCGGAATTTTCTTTAAAGAAGCCTTTTGTTTTAACCGTTTTGAAACCAAACTGCTGACACCCTTAGTGCCGGTGTTGCTGCTGGGGCATCTTACTGGAGTCTTGCCGGTGCCGGTGGAGAAAACATTACTAGCCGGTTGGGCAATTTTATTCTTAGTCTTCGCACTTCGCAAAGCCTTTCAAGCAATTCCCCCCGACATCGGAGATAAAAGCGTCTTTGATTATTTGCATCAACAACGCTCAGTGGAGGCTTGA